Proteins from a single region of Bdellovibrio bacteriovorus HD100:
- a CDS encoding glycosyltransferase family 9 protein, with the protein MINCRHFSGYKPCSKNSVCDDSCAQKDVPTCSLLIVHLGALGAVVRSTSLLKAIKRKYPGSMITWVTDAPAHHLLKNHPAIDRVLTTSEADLLQLATLEFEVGFVIDKSLKACGVVKRTQVDQIYGFTVQSSNGAIVPATEAAQELWELGLDNHKKFFVNQKPETQLMIEALELGEYQRDDYWLPLTESEDREARRRKEAWLAENNKSLVIGLNTGCSPVIPYKKLSVDYHRLLIERIQAKFPYAEIVLLGGPEDTIRNGLIQQGYSVISSETESGLRDGLISVAACDVVVTGDSLGMHMAISQKKQVVAWFGPTCAHEIDIYDRGFKLLTKSPCSPCWKRTCEKAIMCYDQVSLEEVIDALESCCANRLSGRSTALNPAP; encoded by the coding sequence ATGATCAATTGCAGACACTTTTCCGGTTACAAACCCTGCTCCAAAAATTCGGTGTGCGACGATTCCTGTGCGCAAAAAGATGTGCCGACGTGTTCTTTGTTGATTGTTCATCTGGGCGCTTTGGGAGCCGTGGTTCGCAGTACCAGTTTGCTGAAGGCCATCAAAAGAAAGTACCCGGGATCCATGATTACGTGGGTGACCGATGCGCCAGCTCATCATCTGCTAAAAAATCATCCAGCGATCGATCGTGTTCTGACCACCAGCGAGGCGGACTTGCTGCAACTGGCCACTTTGGAGTTTGAAGTGGGCTTTGTTATTGATAAGTCCCTGAAGGCTTGTGGGGTGGTGAAGCGCACTCAAGTCGATCAGATCTATGGATTCACTGTTCAAAGCTCCAATGGCGCCATTGTGCCGGCGACCGAAGCCGCTCAGGAGCTGTGGGAGCTGGGTTTGGACAATCACAAGAAATTCTTTGTGAATCAAAAGCCGGAAACACAACTGATGATTGAAGCTCTTGAGTTGGGTGAATACCAGCGCGATGACTACTGGCTGCCGTTGACCGAAAGCGAAGACCGGGAAGCCCGCCGCCGGAAAGAGGCGTGGCTGGCTGAAAATAACAAGTCGCTTGTGATCGGGCTTAACACCGGTTGCAGCCCCGTGATTCCTTATAAAAAATTGTCCGTGGATTATCATCGACTGTTGATCGAGCGCATTCAGGCGAAGTTTCCGTATGCGGAAATCGTGCTGCTGGGTGGGCCTGAAGACACTATTCGCAATGGACTGATTCAGCAGGGCTATTCCGTGATTTCTTCGGAAACTGAATCCGGGCTTCGCGATGGTTTGATCAGTGTTGCGGCCTGTGACGTGGTGGTGACCGGGGACAGTCTGGGAATGCACATGGCGATTTCGCAGAAAAAACAAGTGGTGGCCTGGTTTGGTCCGACTTGTGCTCACGAGATCGACATCTATGACAGAGGTTTTAAGCTTTTGACAAAAAGCCCCTGCAGTCCGTGCTGGAAGAGGACTTGTGAAAAGGCCATTATGTGCTACGATCAGGTCTCGTTAGAGGAAGTTATTGATGCCCTTGAATCTTGTTGTGCAAACCGCCTTTCTGGGCGATCTACTGCTCTCAATCCCGCTCCTTAA
- a CDS encoding glycosyltransferase family 9 protein — protein sequence MWPDHKLGLVCRKGLGDFFVKAGIVDHVYEIEKGKKDTYARIIESLRSETVDHLISPHESMRTVLFCAQIKAAHKISYKNAWSFLAFQTRVKRDVRLPDAMRQLSLLAPFDPELKKNIEDYVTRAKPYLPAAHGLLPAPPEWASMSQREKVLAHSELFQQLKTKFNLQGFEDGKAVLIFPGSVWATKRWTEEGFIGVGKALKEQGYEVYVMGGPGEETLSERVAAGIPGSASLAGKTKIIESAQLIARAALLVGNDSASTHLAAVCETPLIAVFGPTILEFGYRPWSAQSYVVQKEDLRCRPCGKHGHKVCPIKTHVCMKDIPAEEVLRTAGFILR from the coding sequence TTGTGGCCTGACCACAAGCTGGGACTGGTTTGCCGTAAAGGGCTGGGCGACTTCTTTGTCAAAGCCGGTATCGTTGATCACGTCTATGAAATCGAAAAGGGCAAGAAAGACACCTATGCCCGTATCATTGAATCCCTGCGATCTGAAACTGTGGATCATTTGATTTCGCCGCATGAATCCATGCGCACGGTTTTGTTCTGCGCGCAGATCAAGGCCGCTCATAAAATCTCTTATAAAAACGCCTGGAGCTTTCTGGCATTCCAAACCCGGGTAAAACGCGACGTGCGTCTGCCGGATGCGATGAGACAGCTTAGTCTTTTGGCGCCGTTTGATCCTGAATTGAAAAAGAACATCGAAGACTATGTCACCCGGGCAAAACCTTATTTGCCGGCGGCGCATGGACTTTTGCCAGCGCCTCCAGAGTGGGCGTCCATGAGTCAGCGCGAAAAAGTGCTGGCGCATTCGGAATTGTTTCAGCAGTTAAAAACCAAGTTCAATCTTCAGGGGTTTGAAGACGGCAAAGCCGTTTTGATCTTCCCGGGCAGCGTGTGGGCAACCAAGCGCTGGACAGAAGAGGGCTTTATCGGCGTGGGCAAGGCTCTGAAAGAACAAGGCTATGAAGTCTATGTGATGGGTGGTCCTGGGGAAGAAACCCTGTCAGAACGAGTGGCGGCGGGCATTCCGGGGTCGGCGTCATTGGCTGGAAAAACCAAGATCATCGAGTCCGCTCAGTTGATTGCCCGCGCGGCTTTGTTAGTTGGAAACGACAGCGCTTCCACGCATTTGGCAGCGGTGTGTGAAACACCTTTGATTGCGGTGTTTGGTCCGACGATTTTGGAATTTGGCTATCGCCCGTGGTCAGCACAATCTTATGTCGTCCAGAAAGAGGACCTGCGCTGTCGACCTTGCGGCAAGCATGGCCACAAGGTCTGTCCGATCAAAACCCATGTGTGCATGAAGGACATCCCGGCAGAGGAAGTCCTTCGCACCGCCGGGTTTATTCTTCGTTAG